A stretch of the Chondrinema litorale genome encodes the following:
- a CDS encoding vWA domain-containing protein: MKKYLPSLLISTLLFFTIISCEEIDSDSDVSPSSEALRLDGAYSTDGGSSSGNGDGQQQEAGVITAGEWNDLDNWSFWESLVEKDTFKNLYDYWGFYPENRYALTITDKNLLPIIDATVQLYSDDDIIWNAKTDNFGKAELWSGLFSNQKSSTSKITIDFKGNSYEVENFDIFSGQRKNVVLPIQIQEKPNTVDLTFVVDATGSMGDELEYLKTELLDVINRIKSTDGDLKLRMGTVFYRDEGDEYVTKVSNISEDNNKAIDFIKAQSADGGGDYPEAVHSAMSDAIEQLTWSAEARTRIMFLILDAPPHHETPSVITQIQELTEKAAAKGIKIIPITASGIQKDTEFLMRFIAMATNSTYVFITNDSGIGNDHIEATVGEYDVEYLNDLMVRLVSKYTL, encoded by the coding sequence ATGAAAAAGTATCTACCCTCTCTGCTCATTTCAACATTATTATTTTTTACAATTATCTCCTGTGAAGAAATAGATTCAGATAGCGATGTTTCTCCCTCAAGTGAAGCTCTCAGATTAGATGGGGCTTATTCAACAGACGGTGGTAGTTCTTCTGGAAATGGAGATGGCCAACAACAAGAAGCTGGTGTAATTACAGCTGGAGAATGGAATGATCTAGATAATTGGAGTTTTTGGGAAAGTTTAGTTGAAAAAGACACCTTTAAAAATTTATACGATTACTGGGGCTTCTATCCTGAAAACCGATATGCTCTAACCATTACTGACAAAAATCTCTTACCAATAATAGATGCAACTGTACAGCTTTACTCAGATGATGATATTATCTGGAATGCAAAAACAGACAACTTTGGTAAGGCCGAATTATGGTCTGGCTTATTTTCTAATCAAAAAAGTAGCACAAGCAAAATCACTATAGATTTTAAGGGGAATTCTTATGAAGTAGAAAACTTTGACATATTCAGTGGACAAAGAAAAAATGTTGTATTACCTATTCAAATTCAAGAAAAACCTAATACAGTAGATCTCACTTTTGTGGTAGATGCTACAGGCTCTATGGGAGACGAATTAGAATACCTTAAAACAGAATTACTAGATGTGATAAATAGAATCAAATCCACAGATGGTGATCTTAAACTAAGGATGGGTACTGTATTTTATAGAGATGAAGGTGATGAATATGTCACCAAAGTTTCAAACATTTCAGAAGATAATAACAAAGCGATCGACTTTATTAAAGCCCAAAGTGCAGATGGAGGTGGAGATTACCCTGAGGCAGTTCACTCAGCTATGTCTGATGCTATTGAACAATTAACTTGGTCTGCTGAGGCCAGAACCAGAATTATGTTTTTAATATTAGATGCACCTCCACATCATGAGACACCAAGTGTAATTACGCAAATTCAGGAGTTAACAGAAAAAGCTGCTGCGAAAGGAATTAAGATTATACCTATTACAGCCAGTGGTATACAAAAAGATACTGAGTTTTTAATGCGATTTATCGCTATGGCGACTAACTCAACTTATGTTTTTATTACAAACGATAGTGGAATTGGAAACGATCATATCGAAGCAACTGTTGGAGAATATGATGTAGAATATCTGAATGATTTAATGGTTAGGTTGGTTAGCAAATACACCTTATAG
- a CDS encoding T9SS type A sorting domain-containing protein, with protein MRNLTPFLLFILGFPFISFAQVTIVDESSSTNSEIVFSPSAATNRLLVVGVTSLSLLGEDVSAVDYGGRRLTKITDVTVSSTISSSLLYQNADLFYLDDYDISTRLHDTISITFDNDGINIQEKYISILLLDNADQYTPVSYELTNSSDNAKVIDTGTPISANVDDIIISISGHSSIIGSYSSTGGGTEIHELNGLLSSHSASYRSITSYDRYTPEFTKSGIGVVTTNMVIASVRINASFYESPGGISDDIELWLKADLGAQNGTSSASDGQDLDYWLDKAIARQNDGSSSQLSPPTFYDNSTDNINFNPIIDFDGETMGFDLADDYIFFTDSSKGVTIFAIAKADSTKSSKTRQYITDFGFAGNEGFGFTYGYDNVSGYTAISADGGAFENSHSFLTSSVILRYSIDFSTEAGIYINNNLITSTDKVVAMLSENEIRASSSHGEVKGPFTIGSQSKSGSISSNDYRMFDGKLGEIIVYADDLTSAQIQRIESYLAIKYGITLGSTSSTYNYLNSYGSTVWAGDATFQNDVAGIGRDDRSGLNQKQSKSTESDDILIIGLGSIASTNSANGNTFSNDISYLMWGNNNEGNFGYSESGTTVNGEDITIRLARVWKAQETGTLGTVHVQFNTSEIIGPDGNAGTNELADLRLLVDTDDTFANGATSVSPSTYDNSTDLIGFDHDFNASTGFYFTLGSVDFETAPLPVKLVHFSVELKDNKPYLTWTTTSESNNKQFEILRSTNGTSWQNIDVVKGAGNSNSSIHYSYSDTNLKTTSKIVYYMLKQVDFDGKSENSKVKSVSLDFFKKDILIYPNPADKVVNIELANSLLNSCEIHFYDITGKEVYQTSTSEKYIQIDTSNLKSGMYTIMFKGNSPEPILKYTNLVIR; from the coding sequence GTGAGAAATCTTACCCCTTTCCTCCTATTTATTCTTGGCTTTCCTTTTATCAGTTTTGCTCAAGTCACTATAGTAGATGAATCTTCTTCTACTAATTCTGAAATAGTATTTAGCCCATCAGCAGCAACAAATAGATTATTAGTTGTTGGTGTTACTTCTTTATCTCTACTAGGTGAGGATGTAAGTGCTGTAGATTATGGTGGTAGGAGATTAACCAAAATAACTGATGTAACAGTAAGCTCAACAATATCTAGTTCGTTATTGTATCAAAATGCTGATCTGTTTTATTTAGATGATTACGATATTAGTACTAGATTACATGATACCATCAGTATAACTTTTGATAATGATGGTATAAACATACAGGAAAAATATATAAGTATCCTTTTACTTGACAATGCAGACCAGTATACACCTGTTTCCTACGAACTTACTAATAGCTCAGATAACGCAAAAGTAATTGATACAGGAACCCCAATTTCTGCTAATGTCGATGATATAATTATAAGTATTTCTGGTCATTCTTCAATCATAGGATCATATTCAAGTACTGGTGGAGGAACTGAAATTCATGAACTCAATGGTTTATTAAGTAGTCATTCAGCTAGTTACAGAAGTATAACCAGCTATGATCGATATACACCTGAATTTACCAAAAGTGGCATAGGAGTGGTTACCACTAATATGGTAATTGCTTCTGTAAGAATTAATGCCAGTTTTTATGAATCTCCGGGTGGCATATCAGATGATATTGAGCTATGGCTAAAAGCTGACTTAGGAGCGCAAAATGGTACATCTAGTGCTAGTGATGGTCAAGACCTAGATTATTGGCTAGATAAAGCAATTGCACGGCAAAACGATGGCTCATCTTCTCAATTGAGTCCTCCAACTTTTTATGACAATTCAACAGATAATATCAATTTTAATCCGATAATAGATTTTGATGGTGAAACCATGGGCTTTGACTTAGCTGATGATTATATCTTTTTTACAGACTCATCTAAGGGAGTTACCATTTTTGCAATCGCAAAGGCAGACTCTACAAAAAGCTCTAAGACCAGACAATACATTACTGACTTTGGTTTCGCAGGAAATGAGGGATTTGGTTTCACATACGGCTATGATAATGTTTCGGGTTATACTGCTATTTCTGCAGATGGTGGTGCTTTTGAAAATAGCCATAGTTTTCTTACAAGTAGTGTAATTTTAAGATACAGTATAGATTTTTCTACGGAAGCTGGTATTTACATAAACAACAATCTTATCACTTCAACAGATAAAGTTGTAGCTATGCTTTCAGAAAATGAGATTAGGGCATCGAGTTCACATGGAGAAGTTAAAGGCCCATTTACTATTGGCAGTCAATCTAAAAGTGGTAGTATAAGTAGTAATGACTATAGAATGTTTGACGGTAAGCTTGGAGAAATAATAGTGTATGCTGATGATTTAACTTCTGCTCAAATTCAACGAATTGAAAGTTACTTGGCTATTAAATATGGTATTACGCTGGGCTCAACTTCAAGTACTTATAATTATTTAAATAGCTATGGAAGTACTGTTTGGGCTGGTGATGCCACTTTTCAAAACGATGTGGCTGGAATAGGCAGAGACGATCGTTCTGGACTCAATCAAAAGCAATCTAAAAGTACTGAGAGCGACGATATTTTAATAATTGGTCTAGGAAGTATTGCTTCTACTAACTCTGCCAATGGCAATACTTTCAGTAACGACATTAGCTATTTAATGTGGGGAAATAACAATGAAGGTAATTTTGGTTACAGTGAAAGTGGCACTACAGTTAATGGTGAAGATATCACAATAAGATTGGCCAGAGTTTGGAAAGCACAGGAAACCGGCACTTTAGGAACTGTGCATGTACAATTTAATACTTCTGAAATTATTGGTCCAGATGGAAATGCCGGCACGAATGAATTAGCAGACTTAAGATTGTTAGTAGATACTGATGATACTTTTGCCAATGGTGCAACTTCCGTAAGTCCATCTACTTACGATAACTCAACAGATTTAATTGGCTTTGATCATGATTTCAATGCTAGTACTGGATTCTATTTCACATTAGGGTCTGTAGATTTCGAAACTGCACCTCTTCCAGTTAAACTTGTTCATTTTTCGGTTGAACTTAAAGATAATAAGCCATATTTAACTTGGACAACTACATCTGAAAGTAATAATAAACAATTTGAAATATTAAGATCTACAAACGGAACGAGTTGGCAAAATATAGATGTAGTGAAAGGTGCAGGAAATTCTAATTCTAGCATTCATTATTCTTATTCAGACACCAATTTAAAAACCACTAGCAAAATTGTTTACTACATGCTCAAACAAGTTGATTTTGATGGTAAATCGGAAAATTCAAAAGTTAAATCTGTATCATTAGATTTTTTCAAAAAAGATATCCTTATCTATCCAAATCCAGCAGACAAAGTTGTAAATATAGAATTGGCCAACTCATTATTAAATAGCTGCGAAATTCATTTTTATGATATAACCGGAAAAGAAGTTTACCAAACCTCAACTTCTGAAAAATACATTCAGATTGATACCAGCAATTTAAAATCAGGAATGTACACCATTATGTTTAAGGGCAACTCACCAGAACCTATTTTAAAATATACCAACCTAGTTATAAGATAA
- a CDS encoding toll/interleukin-1 receptor domain-containing protein gives MIPSEIFISYSWKEESNKVADELEKIFKEKSINILRDIKAPEYKGLIREFMQRVGKGKFIILILSDKYLKSENCIYELIQIYKTGKFQERIFPVVLDSAKIHKAVDRVEYVNYWEKEIKALDNKINTGHLSALKNIYEELDLCNEINQHIIQLSDILKNINAFALKAHREEKYADLIKSIEKQVKIDTEGEVLEPVHDPEIEVPADNSPEAKRLRELHAKIEEHYKMLDDFENQHKENSEPREDIRIRQEINKVRLRIRQYKEEINMIRG, from the coding sequence ATGATTCCATCTGAAATATTTATTTCTTATTCCTGGAAAGAAGAAAGCAACAAGGTAGCTGACGAGCTAGAGAAAATTTTTAAAGAAAAAAGCATAAATATTTTAAGAGATATAAAAGCTCCTGAGTACAAAGGTCTTATAAGAGAATTTATGCAACGGGTTGGTAAGGGTAAATTTATTATTCTTATATTAAGTGATAAATATTTAAAATCTGAAAATTGCATATACGAGCTTATTCAGATTTACAAAACTGGCAAGTTTCAAGAAAGAATATTTCCTGTAGTACTTGATTCTGCTAAAATCCATAAGGCGGTAGATAGAGTAGAATATGTGAATTATTGGGAAAAAGAAATAAAAGCTCTCGATAACAAAATTAATACTGGTCATTTATCTGCTTTAAAAAATATATATGAAGAGCTTGATTTATGTAATGAGATTAATCAACACATTATTCAATTATCTGATATCTTAAAGAATATAAATGCTTTTGCCCTTAAAGCTCATAGAGAAGAAAAGTATGCAGATTTAATAAAATCTATAGAAAAACAGGTGAAAATTGATACAGAAGGAGAGGTGCTAGAACCTGTACACGATCCTGAGATTGAAGTACCTGCAGACAATAGCCCTGAGGCAAAAAGACTTAGAGAGTTACATGCTAAAATAGAAGAGCACTATAAAATGTTAGACGATTTCGAAAATCAACATAAAGAAAACTCAGAGCCAAGAGAAGATATAAGGATAAGACAAGAGATTAATAAAGTGCGTTTGAGAATAAGACAATACAAAGAAGAGATTAATATGATACGTGGTTAA
- a CDS encoding 5' nucleotidase, NT5C type: protein MKKIALDMDDVIVDYVSKAVKTYEAEFNTTVDRAAMRGKKVWQIIPEDHAKVVRQFPYRPGFFRDLEIKPKARETIKALMENYEVFIVTAAMEFPTSFIDKYEWIKENLPFFSWKNLVYCGAKNIIDADYLIDDHVKNLSAFTSGEPIVYTAPHNETLEGYRRMNNWDDIAKYFL from the coding sequence TTGAAAAAAATTGCATTGGACATGGATGATGTAATCGTTGATTACGTCAGCAAAGCAGTAAAAACTTACGAAGCAGAATTTAATACTACTGTAGATAGAGCAGCAATGAGAGGCAAAAAAGTATGGCAGATAATTCCAGAAGACCATGCTAAAGTAGTAAGACAGTTTCCTTATCGACCCGGATTTTTCAGAGATTTAGAAATTAAACCTAAAGCACGTGAAACTATTAAGGCCTTAATGGAAAATTATGAAGTTTTTATAGTAACTGCTGCAATGGAATTTCCCACTTCATTTATCGATAAATATGAATGGATTAAAGAAAACCTCCCTTTCTTTTCTTGGAAAAACTTGGTCTATTGTGGTGCTAAAAATATAATTGATGCAGATTACCTAATCGACGACCATGTAAAAAACCTATCTGCATTTACATCTGGTGAACCAATTGTTTATACTGCTCCACACAATGAAACATTAGAAGGTTACAGAAGAATGAACAATTGGGATGATATAGCCAAATACTTTCTCTAA
- a CDS encoding META domain-containing protein, whose protein sequence is MKYISTALLLIAFTACKKSVTQDTAYQEQNETTEQEVPATTLLNDIWVLETISNTPIDKSIYNELPYVEFHINENRVMGYSGCNNFNGTFSANDAKGIEVKQLMSTKKACIPPVNESEFLQLLQSSDNFDIREGKLFLYQEKDINLIFKKVD, encoded by the coding sequence ATGAAGTATATTTCAACCGCTTTATTACTAATTGCATTTACAGCATGCAAAAAGAGTGTTACACAAGACACAGCATATCAAGAACAAAATGAAACAACAGAACAAGAAGTGCCAGCAACTACTTTACTGAATGACATTTGGGTATTAGAAACCATAAGTAATACTCCCATTGACAAAAGTATTTACAATGAATTACCCTATGTTGAATTTCATATAAATGAAAATAGAGTGATGGGTTATTCAGGCTGCAATAATTTTAATGGGACTTTTTCAGCGAATGATGCCAAAGGTATCGAAGTTAAACAGCTCATGTCGACAAAGAAAGCTTGTATACCTCCAGTAAACGAAAGTGAATTTCTGCAACTGTTACAAAGCAGCGATAACTTTGACATTAGGGAAGGAAAATTATTCTTATATCAAGAAAAAGATATCAACCTTATTTTTAAAAAAGTAGATTAA
- a CDS encoding sensor histidine kinase, translated as MSLKENKYIILHIVGGIIFLILPLLIYPHPPGENNFLSTPPSIRDFITNVLLLVFFYLNFYYLIPQFYFREKFISYGLFIMISFLIIILVPSLVTGFVPWQNPAPVDSFNSLTPPLQSANNFLMIISQHVFLFISVILFSVLLRTRDRLLLTEKAKYKAELTSLKNQINPHFLFNTINSIYAFAIKDKSHKTADSILKLSGLMRYVVSETGNQYVSLEKEIDYIKDYVALQELRIDKKIKFSFKVTGQALGKSIAPLILIPFIENAFKYGVNPDADSLVDIQIKIAEEELQLLVVNNKVRLHIKPYEKTETGIANTKSRLDLLYSSKHVLEITESEKQFKVALTIFF; from the coding sequence ATGAGTTTAAAAGAAAATAAATATATCATACTTCACATTGTAGGTGGAATTATTTTCTTGATACTTCCATTGCTTATTTATCCACATCCACCAGGTGAAAATAATTTTCTTTCTACACCTCCTTCAATAAGAGATTTTATAACTAATGTATTATTGCTGGTGTTTTTTTATCTAAACTTTTACTACTTAATACCACAATTTTACTTTAGAGAAAAATTCATTTCGTATGGACTTTTTATCATGATATCTTTTTTGATAATAATTTTAGTTCCTTCTTTAGTAACAGGTTTTGTTCCTTGGCAAAACCCGGCTCCAGTTGATTCATTTAATAGCTTAACGCCTCCACTGCAATCGGCAAATAATTTCTTGATGATTATAAGTCAACATGTATTTTTATTCATTTCCGTAATTTTATTTTCAGTTTTATTACGTACAAGAGATAGGTTGTTACTAACAGAAAAGGCTAAGTATAAGGCAGAATTAACTTCTCTCAAAAATCAGATTAACCCACATTTTCTATTTAATACCATTAATAGTATTTATGCTTTTGCCATTAAAGATAAATCTCATAAAACAGCAGATAGCATTCTTAAGCTTTCTGGATTAATGCGCTATGTGGTTTCAGAAACTGGAAACCAATATGTTTCACTGGAAAAAGAAATCGATTATATCAAAGACTATGTGGCTTTACAAGAGTTGCGAATAGATAAAAAGATTAAATTTTCATTTAAGGTTACAGGTCAAGCTTTAGGAAAGAGCATTGCACCATTAATATTAATTCCTTTTATAGAAAATGCATTTAAATATGGTGTAAATCCTGATGCAGATTCTTTGGTCGATATTCAAATTAAAATTGCTGAAGAAGAACTACAATTATTAGTTGTAAATAACAAAGTGCGCCTACATATAAAGCCATACGAAAAAACGGAAACAGGTATAGCTAACACAAAATCCAGATTAGATTTGTTATATTCATCGAAGCATGTATTAGAAATAACTGAAAGTGAAAAACAATTTAAAGTAGCCTTAACTATATTTTTTTAA
- a CDS encoding response regulator produces the protein MNNNNYLVIDDSEIDVLIVNRMIEKSYPNLNAIALTDGSKGISYLRKMAEGSKEKPRFVLLDLQMPLMDGFEFLEIYEKEFFQKYPDIKIIILTSSIHLIDKKKAEKYRSVSAYMVKPFSLEEFKYFI, from the coding sequence ATGAATAACAATAATTATTTGGTAATAGATGATAGTGAGATTGATGTCCTCATCGTAAATAGGATGATTGAAAAATCTTATCCGAACTTAAATGCTATTGCACTAACAGATGGTTCTAAAGGCATTTCTTATTTAAGGAAAATGGCCGAGGGTTCTAAAGAAAAACCGCGCTTTGTATTATTAGACCTACAAATGCCTTTAATGGATGGATTCGAATTTCTTGAAATTTATGAAAAGGAGTTTTTCCAAAAATATCCAGACATTAAAATTATTATACTTACCAGTTCTATACATCTTATAGACAAGAAAAAAGCAGAAAAATATCGCTCTGTGTCTGCTTATATGGTAAAGCCTTTTTCATTAGAAGAATTTAAATATTTCATATAA
- a CDS encoding PAS domain-containing hybrid sensor histidine kinase/response regulator, whose translation MGKVKSKNISESNSDQEVKNQKFLEKLADKEQVIEAFQECTLTGFWEWLIREEKLFLNKNLLNTLGYNDSEITNNPADFAKFIYEQDYHSLTTTIQKHILSNTQKLFEAEIRFYHKQGYIIYVNCKGKIVSWDNENNPIKIIGCCTDISNLKKQEANYLKQKLALGKTIKKYADIVQKNKERDQVFKEAREIAQFGTWNYDIILNKVEWSDESYKIFGLDYNEGITLKKFLDCLAPESKELIKRKTAEALNNKKKIELELKAITPQGEERYVLATSKVIEDEKTGDPIFLRGALQNITARKKAETDLTHYQKGLEFLNEVASNVNLSYDEQIQIALEKVCNYLQLPLAIMSKITDEDYQVKYIYSNKESLNIEAGTVFPLKDVYCNRVIEKHETIALPYVTHSSFASHPCYEHFSFKSYIGAPVYVNGKVYGTINCSSPEPKQGGFSKYDIQFIKMLANWAGSTFGRKQYEEKLIEAKKKAEEASIAKEQFLSTMSHEIRTPMNAVIGMSHLLMQDNPQPHQVEKIKTLKFSAENLLSLINDILDINKIESGMITFEEIDFDLFELLNGIKHSLKVKAEEKNIKLKIKYDNDIPSLVLGDPTRLSQILINLVGNALKFTEEGFVSVEVEVLQETDFNIDINFVIEDSGIGIPKHKMDVIFERFSQANGEITRKFGGSGLGLSIVKYLVELQGSEVIVESEVGKGSKFSFTLRFKKAQTSQLNNKASLVFSHEEKNLEGINILVVEDNAVNQLVAGEFLGKWNTNITFADNGLIALEKIEQEEFDIILMDLQMPVMDGYEATKKIRLHPNEDINTMPIIALTASVMIKVKEKVVQTGFNEYVTKPFNPNELYSKIKKLSRKASYSSTNSNETIITENEVTTNQTKSNQPVFKNENIISFEKLEEMADGNESFKTAIINQLKSDTEEFRKLITEAVENQSEEKVSFAVHWFQTSLELFSLEELKTTIRNFREKLKDHQGDTPYFLAGLEDINLKIDEVLSKL comes from the coding sequence ATGGGAAAAGTAAAAAGTAAAAATATAAGTGAAAGCAACAGCGACCAGGAAGTAAAAAATCAAAAATTTTTAGAGAAACTTGCTGATAAAGAGCAAGTTATAGAAGCTTTTCAAGAATGTACGCTCACTGGTTTTTGGGAATGGTTAATTCGAGAAGAAAAACTTTTTTTAAACAAAAACCTACTAAATACTTTAGGTTACAATGATAGTGAAATAACTAATAACCCTGCCGATTTTGCTAAGTTCATCTACGAACAAGATTACCATTCTTTAACTACTACTATTCAAAAACATATACTTAGTAACACTCAAAAATTATTTGAGGCAGAAATACGATTTTACCATAAACAAGGATACATAATTTATGTAAACTGTAAGGGTAAAATAGTAAGTTGGGATAATGAAAATAATCCCATAAAAATTATAGGCTGCTGTACTGATATTTCGAATTTGAAAAAACAAGAAGCTAATTATCTAAAACAAAAATTGGCACTTGGCAAAACCATTAAAAAATATGCTGATATAGTCCAAAAAAATAAAGAACGTGATCAGGTATTTAAAGAAGCCAGAGAAATTGCACAGTTTGGCACTTGGAATTACGATATAATACTAAACAAAGTTGAATGGTCTGATGAGTCTTATAAAATATTTGGCTTAGATTATAATGAAGGAATCACTTTAAAAAAATTTTTAGACTGTCTAGCTCCTGAATCTAAAGAATTAATAAAAAGAAAAACTGCAGAGGCACTGAACAATAAAAAGAAAATAGAATTAGAATTAAAAGCAATAACACCACAGGGTGAAGAAAGATATGTACTTGCTACTAGCAAAGTAATCGAAGATGAAAAAACAGGAGACCCAATTTTTTTAAGAGGTGCATTGCAAAATATAACAGCTAGAAAAAAAGCAGAAACTGATTTAACTCATTATCAGAAAGGTTTAGAGTTTTTAAATGAAGTAGCTTCTAATGTTAATTTGAGTTATGATGAGCAAATACAAATAGCTTTAGAGAAAGTTTGTAATTATCTGCAACTCCCTTTGGCTATTATGAGTAAGATTACAGACGAAGACTATCAGGTAAAATATATCTATAGTAATAAAGAATCGCTTAACATAGAAGCAGGTACTGTTTTTCCACTTAAAGATGTTTATTGTAATCGAGTAATCGAAAAACATGAAACAATAGCATTGCCATATGTAACTCACTCATCATTTGCCTCACATCCATGTTACGAACATTTTAGTTTTAAGTCTTATATTGGAGCTCCAGTTTATGTAAATGGGAAGGTATATGGTACTATTAACTGCTCTTCTCCAGAACCTAAGCAAGGAGGTTTTTCTAAATATGATATCCAATTTATCAAAATGCTGGCAAACTGGGCAGGCTCTACTTTTGGAAGAAAACAATATGAAGAAAAACTAATCGAAGCCAAGAAAAAAGCAGAAGAAGCTTCTATCGCTAAAGAGCAGTTTCTTTCTACTATGAGTCATGAGATTAGAACACCTATGAATGCAGTAATTGGCATGTCTCATTTGCTCATGCAAGATAATCCTCAGCCACATCAAGTCGAAAAAATTAAAACACTTAAATTCTCTGCTGAAAACCTGCTTTCTCTTATCAATGATATTTTGGATATCAATAAAATTGAGTCAGGAATGATCACTTTTGAAGAAATTGATTTTGACCTGTTCGAACTACTCAACGGAATTAAACATTCACTTAAAGTTAAAGCAGAGGAGAAAAATATTAAACTTAAGATCAAATACGATAATGATATTCCATCGCTTGTATTAGGAGATCCTACCAGATTAAGCCAAATTCTAATCAATCTTGTTGGAAATGCTTTAAAATTCACCGAAGAAGGTTTTGTTTCTGTAGAAGTTGAAGTTTTACAAGAAACAGACTTCAATATTGACATCAATTTTGTTATTGAAGATTCCGGCATAGGAATTCCAAAGCATAAAATGGATGTGATTTTTGAGCGATTCTCTCAGGCAAATGGAGAAATTACCAGAAAATTCGGTGGCTCTGGTCTTGGTTTATCCATTGTAAAATATCTTGTAGAGCTACAAGGCAGTGAAGTTATTGTTGAAAGTGAAGTAGGGAAAGGAAGCAAATTTAGTTTTACACTTCGATTCAAAAAAGCACAAACCTCCCAGTTAAATAATAAAGCTAGTCTAGTATTTAGCCATGAAGAAAAAAACCTTGAAGGTATTAATATTTTAGTGGTTGAAGATAATGCCGTTAATCAGCTTGTAGCAGGTGAATTTTTAGGGAAATGGAATACAAATATCACTTTTGCAGATAATGGTTTAATTGCTTTAGAAAAAATTGAACAAGAAGAGTTTGACATTATCTTAATGGATTTACAAATGCCTGTAATGGATGGTTACGAAGCTACCAAAAAAATCAGGTTACATCCAAATGAAGATATTAATACAATGCCTATCATTGCATTAACTGCTTCTGTGATGATTAAAGTGAAAGAAAAAGTGGTGCAAACTGGTTTTAACGAATATGTAACCAAACCTTTTAACCCGAATGAGTTATACTCAAAAATTAAAAAACTTAGTAGAAAAGCATCTTATTCATCAACAAATTCAAACGAAACTATAATTACAGAAAATGAAGTGACTACTAACCAAACAAAAAGCAATCAGCCAGTTTTCAAAAATGAAAATATTATCTCTTTTGAGAAATTAGAAGAAATGGCAGATGGCAATGAAAGTTTTAAAACAGCCATTATCAACCAGTTAAAATCTGATACTGAAGAATTTAGAAAATTAATAACAGAAGCTGTTGAAAATCAATCAGAAGAAAAAGTATCATTTGCTGTGCATTGGTTTCAAACTTCTCTAGAGCTGTTTTCTTTAGAAGAGTTAAAAACTACAATAAGAAATTTTAGAGAAAAATTAAAAGATCATCAAGGAGATACTCCTTATTTCTTAGCTGGTTTAGAAGATATCAACTTAAAAATTGACGAAGTTTTGTCAAAATTGTAG
- a CDS encoding LytR/AlgR family response regulator transcription factor — protein sequence MINAIAIDDEPLPLEIIESFCDDLDFIDLKNTFTQSNKALAYLESNLVDLIFLDIQMPAVSGIDFYKSLKKDIPVIFTTAHKEYAIEGFDLNAIDFLLKPYSYDRFMVAVNKAKELFDLRNKDENENSSYLIVKAEYSTIKIFFNSIQFIESIGDYLKIYVDDNNAIVTRMALKNVLDSLPNNFVRIHRSFVVPLERVEVYRNKKVFIAGQEIPVGTTYQKEFKKLFKD from the coding sequence ATGATAAATGCGATAGCCATTGATGATGAACCTCTTCCTTTAGAAATCATAGAAAGTTTTTGTGACGATCTGGATTTTATTGATCTTAAAAATACTTTCACACAAAGCAATAAGGCATTAGCTTATCTAGAATCAAATTTGGTTGATTTAATATTTTTAGACATTCAAATGCCAGCAGTTTCTGGAATTGATTTTTACAAAAGTCTAAAGAAAGATATACCTGTAATTTTTACTACAGCACATAAAGAATATGCAATTGAAGGCTTTGATTTGAATGCGATTGATTTTCTACTAAAACCTTATTCATACGATCGTTTTATGGTGGCTGTAAATAAGGCAAAAGAGTTATTTGATTTGCGAAATAAGGATGAAAACGAAAATTCAAGCTATTTAATAGTAAAAGCAGAATACAGTACTATTAAGATATTTTTTAATTCAATTCAGTTTATCGAAAGTATTGGAGATTATTTGAAAATTTATGTTGATGATAACAATGCTATTGTAACCAGAATGGCTTTAAAAAATGTGTTAGATTCTTTACCTAATAATTTTGTGAGAATACATAGATCATTTGTTGTTCCTCTTGAGAGAGTAGAAGTTTATAGAAATAAAAAAGTTTTTATTGCAGGTCAAGAAATACCAGTAGGTACTACTTATCAAAAAGAGTTTAAGAAACTTTTTAAAGATTAA